The proteins below are encoded in one region of Mycolicibacterium neworleansense:
- a CDS encoding (2Fe-2S)-binding protein: protein MNIGDQLSEIALYGGFFAITVGGDPAGWVPVQRCYGGGCADLVSATAQRCGTTDLRIGASLVQFSHASRLWSPLLACALRYGVLPDLTDLQRHAGSTELRLPVPVGAPVDGALPPQLYRRVVSEHLEPLAAGLRVKIAPRLLYGNAAAALVAAAHELARVRPELRDDVVAVTESLLGTGDLAGTGDLTGLTFRRRSCCLYYRVPGGSNCGDCSLTRPRGQ, encoded by the coding sequence GTGAACATCGGTGATCAGCTGAGTGAAATCGCCTTGTACGGGGGCTTTTTCGCGATCACAGTCGGCGGGGACCCGGCCGGCTGGGTTCCGGTGCAACGCTGCTATGGCGGGGGTTGCGCCGACCTCGTCAGCGCGACCGCGCAGCGGTGCGGCACGACCGACCTGCGTATCGGTGCGTCCCTGGTCCAGTTCAGTCATGCCTCTCGGTTGTGGTCGCCCCTGCTGGCCTGCGCGCTGCGATACGGTGTGCTGCCCGACCTCACCGATCTGCAACGCCACGCCGGCAGTACCGAGTTGCGATTGCCTGTCCCCGTGGGCGCACCCGTCGACGGCGCACTGCCACCGCAGCTGTACCGAAGGGTCGTCAGCGAGCACCTCGAGCCGCTGGCTGCCGGACTGCGGGTCAAGATCGCGCCGCGGCTGCTCTACGGCAATGCCGCGGCAGCGCTGGTGGCGGCGGCGCACGAACTGGCCCGGGTGCGACCGGAATTGCGCGACGACGTCGTCGCGGTCACCGAATCGCTGTTGGGCACCGGCGATCTGGCCGGCACCGGCGACCTGACCGGCCTGACGTTCCGGCGGCGCAGCTGTTGTCTGTACTACCGGGTGCCGGGCGGGTCGAACTGTGGTGACTGTTCTCTCACGAGGCCGCGGGGGCAGTAG
- a CDS encoding ABC transporter ATP-binding protein: MTAGVTFEAVSVSVRGTPLIADVSLSVVPGEMLAVVGPNGAGKTTLLRTLYRAQRPSTGRVLVDGTDVWKLPGKQAARRVAAVLQESTGDFELTVFDMVAMGRTPYKRSFDADSREDREIIGAALAALDIADLSGAGYGRLSGGQKQRVLIARALAQRTDVIVLDEPTNHLDLRHQHEALHLLRQTGATVVAALHDLNLAAAYCDRICVLDGGRLVALGAPADILTERLLFEVYGVEARITLDEDTGRPQVAVPAKVTVRP, encoded by the coding sequence ATGACGGCGGGCGTGACGTTCGAGGCGGTGTCGGTGTCGGTCCGCGGTACACCGTTGATCGCCGACGTGTCGTTGTCGGTCGTCCCGGGTGAGATGCTGGCGGTCGTGGGCCCCAACGGCGCGGGCAAGACCACGCTGCTGCGCACGTTGTACCGGGCGCAGCGGCCGAGCACCGGGCGGGTGCTGGTCGACGGCACCGATGTGTGGAAGCTGCCGGGCAAGCAGGCCGCACGCCGGGTCGCGGCGGTATTGCAGGAATCCACCGGCGATTTCGAGCTCACGGTGTTCGACATGGTGGCGATGGGGCGCACCCCGTACAAGCGCTCCTTCGATGCGGACAGCCGTGAGGACCGGGAGATCATCGGCGCCGCACTGGCGGCGCTGGACATCGCAGACCTCAGCGGGGCCGGCTACGGCCGGCTGTCGGGAGGGCAGAAGCAACGGGTCCTCATCGCCCGGGCGCTGGCTCAGCGCACCGACGTGATCGTGCTCGACGAACCCACCAACCACCTCGACCTGCGCCACCAACACGAGGCCCTGCACCTGTTGCGGCAGACCGGTGCGACGGTGGTCGCCGCATTGCACGACCTCAATCTCGCCGCGGCGTACTGTGATCGGATCTGTGTCCTCGACGGTGGCCGGCTGGTGGCGCTCGGCGCTCCGGCCGACATTCTCACCGAGCGGTTGTTGTTCGAGGTGTACGGGGTCGAGGCCCGGATCACCCTCGACGAAGATACCGGCAGGCCACAGGTCGCCGTCCCCGCGAAGGTAACGGTGAGGCCGTGA
- a CDS encoding FecCD family ABC transporter permease — translation MPYRPAMAALAALLLAAMTAGVAIGSVSIPPGQVWAIVVHAVTPGLVDQSWPAVRESIVLDARLPRVVLGAVVGAGLAACGMALQAVVRNPLADPMLLGVSSGASVGAVAVLVFGAGALQVVTVPLAAFLGAFLALVAVYFLARSGGRMTTVRLILAGVAVAEVLSAVASLLIVTSDDPHKTQAAVRWMLGGLGGATWRMVWVPAAAVLVGVVVLLAFTRSLNLLYTGEEAAASLGLDVHRFRAGMFVVVALMVGAMVAVSGTIGFVGLIMPHVVRLLVGADHRRALPAATLLGAAFLVLCDIVARTVAAPEELPVGILTALVGGPFFLWLMRRKAQI, via the coding sequence ATGCCCTACCGGCCGGCCATGGCTGCGCTGGCCGCGCTGTTGCTCGCGGCGATGACCGCCGGTGTGGCAATCGGTTCGGTGTCGATCCCGCCGGGGCAGGTGTGGGCCATCGTAGTGCACGCCGTCACACCGGGCCTCGTCGATCAGAGTTGGCCTGCGGTAAGGGAATCCATCGTGCTCGACGCCCGGCTGCCCCGCGTGGTCCTGGGAGCGGTGGTCGGCGCCGGTCTGGCGGCGTGCGGCATGGCGCTGCAGGCGGTGGTGCGCAATCCGCTGGCAGATCCCATGCTGCTGGGGGTTTCCTCGGGCGCCTCGGTCGGTGCCGTGGCCGTCCTGGTGTTCGGCGCCGGCGCACTGCAGGTGGTCACCGTGCCGCTGGCGGCCTTCCTCGGGGCCTTCCTCGCCCTCGTCGCGGTGTACTTCCTGGCCCGCTCGGGAGGCCGGATGACGACCGTACGGTTGATCCTGGCCGGGGTGGCGGTGGCTGAAGTGCTGTCGGCGGTGGCCAGTCTGCTCATCGTGACATCCGACGATCCGCACAAGACGCAGGCGGCCGTGCGGTGGATGCTGGGCGGTCTGGGCGGTGCCACCTGGCGCATGGTCTGGGTGCCCGCCGCCGCGGTGCTCGTCGGCGTGGTGGTGCTGCTGGCCTTCACCCGGTCCCTGAACCTGCTCTACACCGGCGAAGAGGCGGCCGCCTCACTCGGGTTGGACGTGCACCGGTTCCGCGCCGGAATGTTCGTGGTCGTGGCGCTCATGGTCGGAGCCATGGTCGCGGTGAGCGGCACGATCGGGTTTGTCGGGCTGATCATGCCGCATGTGGTGCGTCTGCTGGTCGGTGCCGATCACCGTCGGGCGTTGCCGGCCGCCACCTTGCTTGGCGCGGCGTTTCTGGTGCTGTGCGACATCGTGGCCCGGACCGTGGCCGCGCCCGAGGAACTGCCGGTGGGGATACTCACCGCGCTCGTCGGAGGGCCGTTCTTCCTGTGGTTGATGCGGCGTAAGGCCCAGATATGA